In Sebastes umbrosus isolate fSebUmb1 chromosome 7, fSebUmb1.pri, whole genome shotgun sequence, the sequence CACCTGCTGTAACACTGTCTGCCACAGACAAATCCAATGAGCTAGGGAGTTCTGCTGAATTAAGACCACTGGGATAcaactactgtatatgtacataAATGTTGGGTAATTATGTCATTTTTCAATTTGTAGTCTAATCCGTGACAGATAAGACCCACACTTAAAAATCAAGATTTTAACCAAGAATCTGGAACAGCTGCTCTGACTAATGCTAAATAAGACGCTCTGTGGAAACCTATGTTATACGTACAGTATGTCCACAAAATAATCACAGGGCTTTTTTGCATCTTCATCAATTCAGGATTGATAAGTTCCAAAGAGCAGATATAATTCACATGGAAGTTTGAGACATAAATTGTAGAATGGCTTCATTCACCCTGGTAAGGGCTGGGTATTGAACCTCAATGCTTTTGTGATACAGACAGTCACatatttattctttgatttgatAGTACCTGGTTTTAATCCAATTTTAagccattttattttaaatttaggcGACGTTTATGATTTGTGAACTGTGGCTTCGTCCATTCAATTTTAACAAGGAATTTTGTTGAAAGATGTGTTTATACTGCAACAATCCCACCACAAAATGCTTTTAGTAGCTGCTATGGAGCTTTTCATCATGTCACGATCATAATGGGTTTGGTCAAATACTGTTTCCAAGGTTAAGAATGAACTTTTGGTCTCACTGTTTATACTTGTCAAAGTAAAAATTGTGTTATTGGCACTGAAACGCAGGTATCAAATCAGCAACAATACCTATCCCTAGTCATGGTCGTGACAAAGCTGTTTCAGATGTCTTTATGCTGAGGTACCAAATCACtatcttcttccttttttttattaaactttaGCAAAATATTATAGTTTGTGATTCTTCCTCCCTGGTGCAATGGTTGAATCCAcatgactgtatataagaagtggatgtagccactgtgacgtcacccattggtttgtggactgccgtgttgaagcctcgagttcagcattttggccattcccatcttgtttttttgcaaccagaattgaCCCAACAgcgtggagctaagtacaaccgaacactgaataagacgtttttaggcgaccaaaatgttacaattaactgtcatgaactaaaaacatactgtgaaagggttaaagttgtgagacgAAAACGCAGACAACTCCCAAACCAGACAATgtcgtggtagcaacctgtcaatcacaaggtagccacgccctaaagcatcctctgctttatggtctatttgactctaaatggaatcataatttactgaatgaacataatgctgtattgaagacgtcttgaaactagcaattgagaccataaactcatgtttataatgtttactgaggtaataaatcaagtgagaagtagggtcattttctcatagacttctatacaatcagacttctttttgcaaccagaggagtcgccccctgctggctattagaaagaatgcaggtttaaggcacttcagcattgacttcacttctcagacccggaggttgcccattTGTTGAATctgaaaagttatttctcattcAATCATTAACCACACGAGGGTTGAAATGTATCTGTCAGCATCAGAATCTTTCATTAAAGCCATTAATTTTCGTTTCCTATTGTTTCATGCACTTCATCTGTATACTGATGTCTCACCTTATAGAGACAGAGGTCAATGACTTGGGTGCAAATCTCCCTCAGGTCATTGCACACCCGCAGACGGCTGCGCACAAAGGCACACAGTTCCTCGTTACCAATGGCATCCCACACGCCATCACACGCTAGAATCAGGAATTCATCTTCCGGCGTCCTCTCCAGCTCGTACACCTCGGGCTCCGGCGACACCAGCTGCTCCGTCTCCGGCCTCCAGTCCACCTCCTTGAAATCAAAGTCCCCCAGCGCTCTGGAAACGGCCAGTGAGCCGTTGACTCTCTGCAGGGTCACCGAGCCTCCGGCGTTCTGGATGCGCTCCTTTTCTCTGGGGTTGAACGGCTTGTGGTCCTCCGTGTAGAAGACCACCTTGCCGTTGCGGCAGAGCAGGGTACGGGAGTCCCCGCAGTTGATAAAGTAAATGTATCGTGGTGAATTCATTACGGCTGCTGCAGTGGTGCCACTGCGTTCCCAGTTGTCCTGGCGTGTCAGTTTGTGCATGTGGCGATCAATTTCCAGGAAGCCCTCACGGATCCCCTCCTTCACCTGCTCGGGGTCCTCGTTTGCTTTGACCCCACCTGTGGGAGATGAGGGGGAACATTTGGTTTTAAAGAgcacctattatgctcattttcaggtgcatacttgtattttgggtttctactagaacatgtttacatgctttcatgttcaaaaactgctttacttttctcataccagttgtgctgcagcacctcttttcaccttctgtTTGAGCTTCTGCCCCgccctcccaaaaagcccagtctgctctgattggtcagctggcccactgttatgattggtcaactgaaccagactctttggactccgctccagctccactctaactagctttttttgagggcgtgccaaactagccgctaggcaggtattatgcaaatatgttacttggtgacatcaccacgttacggaggAAAACGTTTGCAGAgcttttacatacacaaaaaactatgtaacacactaaaggaaaggggaaaataCTGGCAACACCATGTTGTTTGTCTTGAGGCCAACACACCGCACATCAGCATAGTGAAGACATCCGTGTCATTGTGCAATAACATGGCCCACCCAACGGTTGTTAAGTGTAGAAGGCAATTTTGAGCGAGAACCTTTTTGTTTAACCAAGAAAGCCTTTTTTTCAAGAGTGTCCCGGCCATCATAAGTAGCAGTAACAAGAATACAGCCTTTCATGTAAACGTTAATTTTCTCTCATATGGCTAACCAATCAGTTCACAGCTATAAAAGTATAAAACTTGACATCTGCATGCAAGGCATACAGtagctctgttttgttttgatccCTGAACCTCCTTAATTACTTTTCTCAGTgctgtaaagaaaaaaacaccacaataTCCAGAgttcttattttgaaaattggaGCACATTATCCCACCTCTGTGGTTTTTATCAACTTTCAGTACTGTATTTACACTGTGGCATGTTCAGTTTCCAAGGGGACATTTGCTACTTTCCTGGACTTTGTGAAAATTCTGTTATTTGCTACTCTAAAAAAAGTCTATTTCTATACTTAAAAGATGGATTTGTTTGTGCAAATGTTTTAGTTATTCAGGTATAGTACTTCATTTATTGAGTGTAATACATAGAAGTCTTGTTTGCAACTCAACATATTTATTGGAAATGCAAAttcagtatgttttcagtttaaattactatctatatactgtatatattgaacCATACTGAATAATTAGATCCATCCTATTCATCACTAATTGTTCTCTACCTGTTGCCATGATGCGCTCCAGCAGGTTTCTGGAGCAGTACTGTGCCACTGTGGAGCCTGCATGTCCATCAAAAACAGCAAAGTATCCCCACTCCTTCAGCTCTCCCCTGAGCTCGGGCATGCAGGTGTGGGCGTCCTCCATCTGAGCCCTCCAGCCCTGCATGCTCGCCACAGCATAGTTCACCCCCAACCGAGAACTCCCCTCTGACACGTGCTTCTCCAAGATGGGACGGTCCAGGTATGGGCTCGGCATGGAGTCGTCCTCGTCGAAACTGTCCTCCTCCTCGGAGTCCGTCTCCCTGGGCCCCCCTTTGAAGAAGAAGGTAACCatcctctccgtctctttgaCCAGCTGGCGGAGGAAGGAGGGCACCTCCACATTGCTGGCCCGCCTGGCCGTCTTCATCACTCCGCGGAGCCTGTGCTCAAGCTTCCTGCTCGACCCGGCAGCAGCCCGTCTCCTCCTGGTGCCCCTCCTCCGGCCCTGGGTTTTCCGCAGCAGGTCCAGCGCAGCAGTTAAGCTGTGACAACCCCAAGCAGGTAAACAAAGAAAGACTTGAAATAAGAATAATCCTGTCAAATGAAACACGTGAAAACCATCCCGTAGCCTGCGGGTAGAGTCTGAGAATCCTTCTTCTgtccttttttatttaacagGACCATTAGGTGTCTTCCTCTTTCTgttccctccttctcttctttcccCGTCCTGTACCAGCCCTGTACCAGCCCTGTACCAGCCCTGCTCTTCTATTGGCCTATCTATTTCTGTTGATTGATCCCTCTTCTCTGCCCCCACCTACTGCCTCTGTCCCGCCCTCCGTCTGTGTACCACTGCTGGATAATCACCTGGCCTTCAAGGCAAGCCCAGGTGACCTGTGGCTGCACACATGCATGGATTATGAGCATGACATtttacaacaacacagagggatCCCATAATAGGCTGCATGTCTGTATGGGGATTTTATATCTGATACAAGAACTTATGAATccaaataactgtttttattacaGAGGTTTGGGACTTTGACATTATGGCAGAACTAAGGTACTACTTAGTAATACTAAGGTATATTGAGTTAAAATATGCACTAAGAATTTAGTttcaaacttaattttttaaccCTGGAAAGAGCAGTTGTCAAAACAGTTGTCTGTTTaatagctgttctggagctttcaatcatatAACATGGTCTTCATGGCCCAGTTTGACCAGTGCTTTAAAATGCAACTTTTAAGCCAAAACTGGACGAGAAGTCCTGAAATTGTTCAgaacaaaaaaatgttaatttgaaCACCTAAATTTCACACAAAAGCGAGATTAGTGGGTTTAACCATCTATTTTATATCTTTGGACATAGTTTAGGTTTTCCGCTATCATAAAACTTATAATATCTGGGGTAGATCAAAGATGTTGCAGTTTCAAAACTAAGAAACACAAGGCAATattcaaaatacacatttaaatatgatttaaaaaaaataaaatagaagataaaaacatgctaaaatggaataaaatagaataaagacagaatgaAAAGTTGCATTTTAGTTAATTCTCCAGGTTAAATGACAATCCTTCTAAATTTGTGTTATATGTTGACACCTGCTTGATCCCGACCCTGTCATGTGACTTCCTGATTCCATGTTGTCACTACATGACAACTATGTGTCTTAATCTCATTAGCTGATGTGTATTTGGAGCTCTTGACCTGGTTTACATGTAGGACCACTTGAGGTTTAATAGTGTTAAGGACTATATGTGATGCTTTGTTCTTATCCAGCTTTAAGTAATCATCTGATGTTGGCAGTGTTTCAGCTGGCTCGTGTTTGTTTACCTTTAATAAGACTGAGGATGCACACAGCAAATGGGATGACGCAGGAAGTAGATTGCCCAGTGACGGTCTAACTTCAATATGATACCCACAGCACTTTTGAACATGGGTATAGGATTGTTAAATTAAATGTGATATGTCAACAGTGATCTAGCTGATTGATATGTGTCTATTTCACTACATCACTTACATTGGGAAGGAAGTCTTCTCAAAATTCAGACCATGTTTCCCATGAACCCACTTagttaaccttttttttaattattttgtccagtgggcaacctctaggtctgaaaagtgaagccaatgcagaagtgccttaaactagcattctttctaacagccagcagggggcgactcctctggttgcaaaaagaagtctgatggtatagaagtctatgagaaaatgagcctacttctcacttgatttattacctcagtaaacattgtaaacatgagtttatggtctcaatcgctagtttcaagtcttcttcaatacagcatgatgttcatttagtaagttatggttccatttagagtcaaatagaccataaagcaggagatgctttagggcgtggct encodes:
- the ppm1na gene encoding protein phosphatase, Mg2+/Mn2+ dependent, 1Na (putative) encodes the protein MKTARRASNVEVPSFLRQLVKETERMVTFFFKGGPRETDSEEEDSFDEDDSMPSPYLDRPILEKHVSEGSSRLGVNYAVASMQGWRAQMEDAHTCMPELRGELKEWGYFAVFDGHAGSTVAQYCSRNLLERIMATGGVKANEDPEQVKEGIREGFLEIDRHMHKLTRQDNWERSGTTAAAVMNSPRYIYFINCGDSRTLLCRNGKVVFYTEDHKPFNPREKERIQNAGGSVTLQRVNGSLAVSRALGDFDFKEVDWRPETEQLVSPEPEVYELERTPEDEFLILACDGVWDAIGNEELCAFVRSRLRVCNDLREICTQVIDLCLYKGSLDNMSIIIVCFPGAPQVSQEALQQEAELEKHIDTKVEEIIQMMRSKDEDPDLLHVIKFLAAEEMPGLPPGGGITSKRDCIISSYQKHIMAVRSQEAMDIEGSEEDSN